One segment of Balaenoptera ricei isolate mBalRic1 chromosome 8, mBalRic1.hap2, whole genome shotgun sequence DNA contains the following:
- the SLC37A4 gene encoding glucose-6-phosphate exchanger SLC37A4 isoform X2: MAARGYGYYRTVIFSAMFGGYSLYYFNRKTFSFVMPSLVEEVPLDKDDLGLITSSQSAAYAISKFVSGVLSDQMSARWLFSSGLLLVGLVNVVFSWSSAVPVFAALWFLNGLAQGLGWPPCGKVLRKWFEPSQFGTWWAVLSTSMNLAGGLGPILATILAQSYSWRSTLALSGALCVVVSFLCLLLIHNEPADVGLRNLDPTPSKGKKGSLKDESTLQQLLLTPYLWVLSTGYLVVFGVKTCCTDWGQFFLIQERGQSALVGSSYMSALEVGGLVGSIAAGYLSDRAMAKARLSMYGNPRHGLLLFMMAGMTVSMYLFRVTVTSDSPKLWILVLGAVFGFSSYGPIALFGVIANESAPPNLCGTSHAIVGLMANVGGFLAGLPFSTIAKHYSWSTAFWVAEVICAASTGAFFLLRNIRTKMGRAPKKAE; the protein is encoded by the exons ATGGCGGCCCGAGGCTACGGCTATTACCGGACTGTGATCTTCTCGGCCATGTTTGGAGGCTACAGCCTGTACTACTTCAACCGCAAGACCTTCTCTTTTGTCATGCCGTCGCTGGTGGAGGAGGTCCCTCTGGACAAGGATGACTTGG GGCTCATCACCAGCAGCCAGTCGGCAGCCTACGCCATCAGCAAGTTTGTGAGCGGGGTGCTGTCTGACCAGATGAGTGCTCGCTGGCTCTTCTCTTCCGGGCTTCTCCTGGTTGGCCTGGTCAACGTAGTCTTTTCCTGGAGCTCCGCAGTACCTGTCTTTGCTGCTCTCTGGTTCCTCAATGGCCTGGCACAGGGGCTGGGCTGGCCCCCATGTGGCAAGGTCCTGCGGAAG TGGTTTGAGCCATCTCAATTTGGCACTTGGTGGGCCGTCCTATCAACCAGCATGAACCTGGCTGGAGGGCTGGGCCCCATCCTGGCAACCATCCTCGCCCAGAGCTATAGCTGGCGCAGCACGCTGGCCCTGTCGGGGGCACTGTGTGTGGTTGtctccttcctctgtctcctgCTCATCCACAATGAACCTGCTGATGTTGGACTCCGCAACCTGGACCCCACACCCTCCAAGGGCAAGAAGG gctctCTGAAGGACGAGAGCACCTTACAGCAGCTGCTGCTGACCCCCTACCTGTGGGTGCTCTCCACTGGCTACCTTGTGGTGTTTGGAGTCAAGACGTGCTGTACTGACTGGGGCCAGTTCTTCCTTATCCAGGAGAGAGGACAGTCAGCCCTTGTGG GTAGCTCCTACATGAGTGCCCTGGAGGTTGGGGGCCTTGTAGGCAGCATCGCAGCTGGCTACCTGTCAGACCGGGCCATGGCCAAG GCACGGCTGTCCATGTACGGGAACCCCCGCCATGGCTTGCTGCTGTTCATGATGGCTGGCATGACAGTGTCCATGTACCTCTTCCGGGTAACTGTGACCAGTGACTCCCCCAAG CTCTGGATCCTGGTGTTGGGAGCTGTGTTTGGTTTCTCCTCTTATGGTCCCATTGCCTTGTTCGGAGTTATAGCCAATGAGAGTGCCCCTCCCAACTTGTGTGGCACCTCCCATGCCATTGTGGGACTCATGGCCAATG TGGGCGGCTTTCTGGCTGGGTTGCCCTTCAGCACCATTGCGAAGCATTACAGCTGGAGCACAGCCTTCTGGGTGGCTGAAGTGATCTGTGCGGCCAGCACAGGTGCCTTCTTCCTTCTACGAAACATCCGCACCAAGATGGGCCGAGCGCCCAAGAAGGCTGAGTGA
- the SLC37A4 gene encoding glucose-6-phosphate exchanger SLC37A4 isoform X4: MAARGYGYYRTVIFSAMFGGYSLYYFNRKTFSFVMPSLVEEVPLDKDDLGLITSSQSAAYAISKFVSGVLSDQMSARWLFSSGLLLVGLVNVVFSWSSAVPVFAALWFLNGLAQGLGWPPCGKVLRKWFEPSQFGTWWAVLSTSMNLAGGLGPILATILAQSYSWRSTLALSGALCVVVSFLCLLLIHNEPADVGLRNLDPTPSKGKKGSSYMSALEVGGLVGSIAAGYLSDRAMAKARLSMYGNPRHGLLLFMMAGMTVSMYLFRVTVTSDSPKDVAFWTPALHPLAELTGFTEHELWILVLGAVFGFSSYGPIALFGVIANESAPPNLCGTSHAIVGLMANVGGFLAGLPFSTIAKHYSWSTAFWVAEVICAASTGAFFLLRNIRTKMGRAPKKAE; encoded by the exons ATGGCGGCCCGAGGCTACGGCTATTACCGGACTGTGATCTTCTCGGCCATGTTTGGAGGCTACAGCCTGTACTACTTCAACCGCAAGACCTTCTCTTTTGTCATGCCGTCGCTGGTGGAGGAGGTCCCTCTGGACAAGGATGACTTGG GGCTCATCACCAGCAGCCAGTCGGCAGCCTACGCCATCAGCAAGTTTGTGAGCGGGGTGCTGTCTGACCAGATGAGTGCTCGCTGGCTCTTCTCTTCCGGGCTTCTCCTGGTTGGCCTGGTCAACGTAGTCTTTTCCTGGAGCTCCGCAGTACCTGTCTTTGCTGCTCTCTGGTTCCTCAATGGCCTGGCACAGGGGCTGGGCTGGCCCCCATGTGGCAAGGTCCTGCGGAAG TGGTTTGAGCCATCTCAATTTGGCACTTGGTGGGCCGTCCTATCAACCAGCATGAACCTGGCTGGAGGGCTGGGCCCCATCCTGGCAACCATCCTCGCCCAGAGCTATAGCTGGCGCAGCACGCTGGCCCTGTCGGGGGCACTGTGTGTGGTTGtctccttcctctgtctcctgCTCATCCACAATGAACCTGCTGATGTTGGACTCCGCAACCTGGACCCCACACCCTCCAAGGGCAAGAAGG GTAGCTCCTACATGAGTGCCCTGGAGGTTGGGGGCCTTGTAGGCAGCATCGCAGCTGGCTACCTGTCAGACCGGGCCATGGCCAAG GCACGGCTGTCCATGTACGGGAACCCCCGCCATGGCTTGCTGCTGTTCATGATGGCTGGCATGACAGTGTCCATGTACCTCTTCCGGGTAACTGTGACCAGTGACTCCCCCAAG GATGTTGCTTTCTGGACTCCGGCTCTTCACCCTCTCGCTGAGCTCACAGGCTTTACAGAGCATGAG CTCTGGATCCTGGTGTTGGGAGCTGTGTTTGGTTTCTCCTCTTATGGTCCCATTGCCTTGTTCGGAGTTATAGCCAATGAGAGTGCCCCTCCCAACTTGTGTGGCACCTCCCATGCCATTGTGGGACTCATGGCCAATG TGGGCGGCTTTCTGGCTGGGTTGCCCTTCAGCACCATTGCGAAGCATTACAGCTGGAGCACAGCCTTCTGGGTGGCTGAAGTGATCTGTGCGGCCAGCACAGGTGCCTTCTTCCTTCTACGAAACATCCGCACCAAGATGGGCCGAGCGCCCAAGAAGGCTGAGTGA
- the SLC37A4 gene encoding glucose-6-phosphate exchanger SLC37A4 isoform X1, translating into MAARGYGYYRTVIFSAMFGGYSLYYFNRKTFSFVMPSLVEEVPLDKDDLGLITSSQSAAYAISKFVSGVLSDQMSARWLFSSGLLLVGLVNVVFSWSSAVPVFAALWFLNGLAQGLGWPPCGKVLRKWFEPSQFGTWWAVLSTSMNLAGGLGPILATILAQSYSWRSTLALSGALCVVVSFLCLLLIHNEPADVGLRNLDPTPSKGKKGSLKDESTLQQLLLTPYLWVLSTGYLVVFGVKTCCTDWGQFFLIQERGQSALVGSSYMSALEVGGLVGSIAAGYLSDRAMAKARLSMYGNPRHGLLLFMMAGMTVSMYLFRVTVTSDSPKDVAFWTPALHPLAELTGFTEHELWILVLGAVFGFSSYGPIALFGVIANESAPPNLCGTSHAIVGLMANVGGFLAGLPFSTIAKHYSWSTAFWVAEVICAASTGAFFLLRNIRTKMGRAPKKAE; encoded by the exons ATGGCGGCCCGAGGCTACGGCTATTACCGGACTGTGATCTTCTCGGCCATGTTTGGAGGCTACAGCCTGTACTACTTCAACCGCAAGACCTTCTCTTTTGTCATGCCGTCGCTGGTGGAGGAGGTCCCTCTGGACAAGGATGACTTGG GGCTCATCACCAGCAGCCAGTCGGCAGCCTACGCCATCAGCAAGTTTGTGAGCGGGGTGCTGTCTGACCAGATGAGTGCTCGCTGGCTCTTCTCTTCCGGGCTTCTCCTGGTTGGCCTGGTCAACGTAGTCTTTTCCTGGAGCTCCGCAGTACCTGTCTTTGCTGCTCTCTGGTTCCTCAATGGCCTGGCACAGGGGCTGGGCTGGCCCCCATGTGGCAAGGTCCTGCGGAAG TGGTTTGAGCCATCTCAATTTGGCACTTGGTGGGCCGTCCTATCAACCAGCATGAACCTGGCTGGAGGGCTGGGCCCCATCCTGGCAACCATCCTCGCCCAGAGCTATAGCTGGCGCAGCACGCTGGCCCTGTCGGGGGCACTGTGTGTGGTTGtctccttcctctgtctcctgCTCATCCACAATGAACCTGCTGATGTTGGACTCCGCAACCTGGACCCCACACCCTCCAAGGGCAAGAAGG gctctCTGAAGGACGAGAGCACCTTACAGCAGCTGCTGCTGACCCCCTACCTGTGGGTGCTCTCCACTGGCTACCTTGTGGTGTTTGGAGTCAAGACGTGCTGTACTGACTGGGGCCAGTTCTTCCTTATCCAGGAGAGAGGACAGTCAGCCCTTGTGG GTAGCTCCTACATGAGTGCCCTGGAGGTTGGGGGCCTTGTAGGCAGCATCGCAGCTGGCTACCTGTCAGACCGGGCCATGGCCAAG GCACGGCTGTCCATGTACGGGAACCCCCGCCATGGCTTGCTGCTGTTCATGATGGCTGGCATGACAGTGTCCATGTACCTCTTCCGGGTAACTGTGACCAGTGACTCCCCCAAG GATGTTGCTTTCTGGACTCCGGCTCTTCACCCTCTCGCTGAGCTCACAGGCTTTACAGAGCATGAG CTCTGGATCCTGGTGTTGGGAGCTGTGTTTGGTTTCTCCTCTTATGGTCCCATTGCCTTGTTCGGAGTTATAGCCAATGAGAGTGCCCCTCCCAACTTGTGTGGCACCTCCCATGCCATTGTGGGACTCATGGCCAATG TGGGCGGCTTTCTGGCTGGGTTGCCCTTCAGCACCATTGCGAAGCATTACAGCTGGAGCACAGCCTTCTGGGTGGCTGAAGTGATCTGTGCGGCCAGCACAGGTGCCTTCTTCCTTCTACGAAACATCCGCACCAAGATGGGCCGAGCGCCCAAGAAGGCTGAGTGA
- the SLC37A4 gene encoding glucose-6-phosphate exchanger SLC37A4 isoform X3 has product MTWVSCSLLPSPAGLITSSQSAAYAISKFVSGVLSDQMSARWLFSSGLLLVGLVNVVFSWSSAVPVFAALWFLNGLAQGLGWPPCGKVLRKWFEPSQFGTWWAVLSTSMNLAGGLGPILATILAQSYSWRSTLALSGALCVVVSFLCLLLIHNEPADVGLRNLDPTPSKGKKGSLKDESTLQQLLLTPYLWVLSTGYLVVFGVKTCCTDWGQFFLIQERGQSALVGSSYMSALEVGGLVGSIAAGYLSDRAMAKARLSMYGNPRHGLLLFMMAGMTVSMYLFRVTVTSDSPKDVAFWTPALHPLAELTGFTEHELWILVLGAVFGFSSYGPIALFGVIANESAPPNLCGTSHAIVGLMANVGGFLAGLPFSTIAKHYSWSTAFWVAEVICAASTGAFFLLRNIRTKMGRAPKKAE; this is encoded by the exons ATGACTTGG GTGTCCtgctccctgctcccctcccctgcaGGGCTCATCACCAGCAGCCAGTCGGCAGCCTACGCCATCAGCAAGTTTGTGAGCGGGGTGCTGTCTGACCAGATGAGTGCTCGCTGGCTCTTCTCTTCCGGGCTTCTCCTGGTTGGCCTGGTCAACGTAGTCTTTTCCTGGAGCTCCGCAGTACCTGTCTTTGCTGCTCTCTGGTTCCTCAATGGCCTGGCACAGGGGCTGGGCTGGCCCCCATGTGGCAAGGTCCTGCGGAAG TGGTTTGAGCCATCTCAATTTGGCACTTGGTGGGCCGTCCTATCAACCAGCATGAACCTGGCTGGAGGGCTGGGCCCCATCCTGGCAACCATCCTCGCCCAGAGCTATAGCTGGCGCAGCACGCTGGCCCTGTCGGGGGCACTGTGTGTGGTTGtctccttcctctgtctcctgCTCATCCACAATGAACCTGCTGATGTTGGACTCCGCAACCTGGACCCCACACCCTCCAAGGGCAAGAAGG gctctCTGAAGGACGAGAGCACCTTACAGCAGCTGCTGCTGACCCCCTACCTGTGGGTGCTCTCCACTGGCTACCTTGTGGTGTTTGGAGTCAAGACGTGCTGTACTGACTGGGGCCAGTTCTTCCTTATCCAGGAGAGAGGACAGTCAGCCCTTGTGG GTAGCTCCTACATGAGTGCCCTGGAGGTTGGGGGCCTTGTAGGCAGCATCGCAGCTGGCTACCTGTCAGACCGGGCCATGGCCAAG GCACGGCTGTCCATGTACGGGAACCCCCGCCATGGCTTGCTGCTGTTCATGATGGCTGGCATGACAGTGTCCATGTACCTCTTCCGGGTAACTGTGACCAGTGACTCCCCCAAG GATGTTGCTTTCTGGACTCCGGCTCTTCACCCTCTCGCTGAGCTCACAGGCTTTACAGAGCATGAG CTCTGGATCCTGGTGTTGGGAGCTGTGTTTGGTTTCTCCTCTTATGGTCCCATTGCCTTGTTCGGAGTTATAGCCAATGAGAGTGCCCCTCCCAACTTGTGTGGCACCTCCCATGCCATTGTGGGACTCATGGCCAATG TGGGCGGCTTTCTGGCTGGGTTGCCCTTCAGCACCATTGCGAAGCATTACAGCTGGAGCACAGCCTTCTGGGTGGCTGAAGTGATCTGTGCGGCCAGCACAGGTGCCTTCTTCCTTCTACGAAACATCCGCACCAAGATGGGCCGAGCGCCCAAGAAGGCTGAGTGA
- the TRAPPC4 gene encoding trafficking protein particle complex subunit 4, protein MAIFSVFVVNKAGGLIYQLDSYAPRAEAEKTFSYPLDLLLKLHDERVLVAFGQRDGIRVGHAVLAINGVDVSGKYTADGKEVLEYLGNPANYPVSIRFGRPRLTSNEKLMLASMFHSLFAIGSQLSPEQGSSGIEMLETDTFKLHCFQTLTGIKFVVLADPRQAGIDSLLRKIYEIYSDFALKNPFYSLEMPIRCELFDQNLKLALEVAEKAGTFGPGS, encoded by the exons ATGGCGATTTTCAGTGTGTTTGTggtgaacaaagctggaggcctcATTTACCAGTTGGACAGCTACGCGCCACGGGCCGAGGCTGAGAAAACTTTCAGTTACCCGCTTGATCTGCTGCTCAAACTGCATGACGAGCGTGTGTTGGTTGCCTTCGGCCAGCGCGACGGCATCCGGG TGGGCCACGCAGTGCTGGCCATCAATGGTGTGGACGTGAGCGGCAAGTACACGGCCGATGGGAAAGAGGTGCTGGAGTACCTGGGCAACCCTGCTAACTACCCGGTGTCCATTCGATTCGGCCGGCCTCGCCTCACCtccaatgagaagctcatgctgGCCTCCATGTTCCACTC GCTGTTCGCAATCggctcccagctgtctcctgaACAGGGCAGCTCAGGCATTGAGATGCTGGAGACAGACACATTCAAACTGCACTGCTTCCAGACATTGACAG GGATAAAGTTTGTGGTGCTGGCGGATCCTAGGCAGGCTGGGATAGATTCTCTTCTCCGAAAGATTTATGAGATTTACTCAGACTTTGCCCTGAAGAATCCATTTTACTCCCTGGAAATGCCCATCAG GTGTGAGCTGTTTGACCAGAACCTGAAGTTAGCCCTGGAGGTGGCAGAGAAGGCTGGAACTTTTGGACCTGGGTCTTAG